The Vespa velutina chromosome 22, iVesVel2.1, whole genome shotgun sequence genome includes a window with the following:
- the LOC124956442 gene encoding uncharacterized protein LOC124956442: MSRKGMLTRGKRNRGNAKNLKNYWKRMREEGLLRKKKIENVPSTSDTQTVNVQNSSTESVQVNEDIYDSSPLSPLHTERVSNVNRNGSSFQLSGRRIVDISYFMNSILSIGAHVPFYCTIADMYPISEARNGFVSIIKLKCRICGLIKQVKTDDTSEKNANINADMVSGVISTSGGYSQLKKICTAINLPSLSNNTWAKYRGIILETSQVEDNDCSS, encoded by the coding sequence atgtcaaggAAAGGAATGTTGACAAGAGGTAAGAGGAACAGAGGCAATGCAAAGAATCTGAAGAATTATTGGAAGAGGATGAGAGAAGAGGGTCTtcttcgtaaaaagaaaattgaaaatgtacCCAGTACGTCGGACACACAAACTGTAAATGTACAGAATTCAAGTACGGAATCTGTACAAGTAAATGAAGATATTTATGATTCTTCTCCATTATCTCCTCTGCATACGGAACGCGTATCGAATGTAAATAGAAACGGAAGTTCATTTCAATTGTCAGGCCGTCGAATAGTCgacatttcatattttatgaaCAGCATCCTTTCAATTGGAGCACACGTACCTTTTTATTGTACGATCGCAGATATGTATCCTATTTCAGAAGCCCGCAATGGCTTTGTTagtatcataaaattaaaatgccGTATATGCGGTTTAATTAAACAAGTTAAAACTGATGATACATCAGAAAAAAATGCGAATATCAACGCCGATATGGTATCCGGAGTGATATCTACGAGTGGCGGATATtcgcaattaaaaaaaatttgtaccGCGATAAATTTGCCAAGTTTGTCAAATAACACATGGGCAAAATATCGTGGTATTATATTGGAAACTTCTCAAGTAGAAGACAACGATTGCTCGTCTTAA
- the LOC124956441 gene encoding uncharacterized protein C7orf26 homolog, whose protein sequence is MAANDIKQTLRKLDFPYCAKEALARIEILCSRPGKQMDLQGDLMTEFIFGEIERRKKRNMTVAMQELQLIEVLSDFFQSPGGSPAVRNAVFLSLFPAESPRYKILGNLVSLAIATQNKAILNATGIWMQQLGSTSSQSVGLARHVLNDYFVLTPKSIDKLKQLPVLASHFTANLLTAIGEVYEDKDPPTELLKLIGEWIDENPSLLLTPLMDNPALPSGGIPMTPITPIAGLFRWCILSPLRFDITVNGEQEDRKKSYSKIQQLLMDSVLRLKSGGTNKHAISAQHLAATVRVLTTTLQTCTNINSALRDLAMERLAQAVSAAMSANCIYGNKQELLALLQPLSYQHFLIEWTLQTYTSKTA, encoded by the exons atgGCTGCGAATGACATTAAGCAAACTCTTAGAAAATTAGATTTTCCTTATTGTGCTAAAGAGGCATTAGCCAGAATCG aaatattatgcAGCAGACCCGGAAAACAAATGGATCTTCAAGGGGATCTAATGACAGAATTTATTTttggagaaatagaaagacgtAAGAAACGTAATATGACCGTTGCTATGCAGGAGTTGCAACTTATCGAAGTTTTAAGTGACTTTTTTCAAAGTCCGGGTGGTAGTCCCGCAGTACGAAATGCTGTTTTTCTGTCATTGTTTCCAGCAGAAAGTccaagatataaaattttaggCAATTTGGTATCTCTAGCAATTGCTACTCAAAATAAAGCAATCCTTAATGCAACTGGAATTTGGATGCAGCAATTGGGTTCCACTTCATCTCAAAGCGTAGGACTGGCAAGGCATGTACTCAATGACTATTTTGTCCTTACACCAAAATCTATTGACAAGCTAAAGCAGCTTCCTGTCCTTGCCTCCCATTTCACCGCAAACTTACTGACGGCAATAGGTGAAGTTTATGAAGATAAAGATCCGCCTACGGAATTGCTCAAATTAATAGGAGAATGGATAGATGAAAATCcaagtttattattaacacCTTTGATGGACAATCCTGCATTGCCAAGCGGTGGTATACCTATGACACCAATAACACCTATAGCTGGTCTTTTCAG aTGGTGCATTTTAAGTCCATTACGCTTTGATATTACAGTCAATGGTGAACAGGAGGATCGGAAAAAGAGTTATTCCAAAATTCAGCAGTTACTTATGGACTCTGTATTGAGGTTGAAGAGCGGTGGGACTAACAAACATGCTATATCTGCACAACATTTAGCAGCTACTGTCCGAGTATTAACCACTACTTTACAGACttgtacaaatataaattctgCATTACGTGATTTAGCAATGGAGAGATTAGCTCAAGCTGTGAGTGCAGCAATGTCCGCAAATTGTATTTACGGTAATAAAC aAGAATTATTAGCACTGCTACAACCACTGTCAtatcaacattttttaattgaatggACTCTACAGACATATACTTCCAAAACTGCTTAA
- the LOC124956482 gene encoding ribosomal RNA-processing protein 7 homolog A: MMTEIDKNNLKGFKSLWIHFNEKNLDRHQLFFKKHWIKKQEPDYPRGRTLFVLNVPPYASTDSLKNAFTRICGEVTSVVFTKLVGFRTAYIVFNNESSLEKALKLSNDYVICLNTEEETYLTGLAKWCNEYNDSIRSEDDIKKEINKYMSMYDQQIADRIAKQKAEKDMEEDGWVTITSRKKRGQFAPSRKESTINKIQNKEEQKNQKKQLLNFYTFQIRESKKQHLAELRKKFELDKKKLQELKKKRTFKPF, translated from the exons ATGATGACTGAAATTGACAAAAATAACCTCAAGGGTTTCAAAt CATTATGGATTCATTTCAATGAAAAGAACTTAGATAGACATCAATTGTTTTTCAAAAAGCATTggataaaaaaacaagaaccCGATTATCCAAGAGGTAGaactttatttgttttaaatgtACCACCTTATGCTTCGACAGACTCATTAAAGAATGCATTTACAAGAATTTGCGGTGAAGTAACATCCGTTGTATTTACAAAACTAGTTGGATTTAGAACAGCTTATAtagtatttaataatgaatctAGTTTAGAAAAAGCATTGAAATTATCAAACGATTATGTGATATGTTTAAAcacagaagaagaaacataTTTAACAGGTTTAGCAA aaTGGTGTAACGAATACAATGATTCTATACGATCAGAAGatgacataaaaaaagaaataaataaatatatgtctatgtatgaTCAGCAAATTGCAGATCGTATTGCAAAACAGAAAGCTGAAAAAGATATGGAAGAAGATGGATGGGTGACAATTACAAGCAGGAAGAAAAGAGGTCAATTTGCACCTAGTAGAAAGGAATCTACTATAAACAAGatacaaaataaagaagaacaaaaaaatcagAAGAAACAATTgcttaatttttatacattccaAATTCGTGAATCGAAAAAACAgc ATTTGGCagaattacgaaaaaaatttgaattagataagaaaaaattacaggaacttaaaaagaaacgaacttTTAAGCcattttga